The Rhodopirellula bahusiensis genome has a window encoding:
- a CDS encoding AAA family ATPase: protein MLASRMNALLTDTHNFESAALGGLLTDDTFWPAEPRSLNELGLSVSFIEALTIKSIHQIGTISGRNVATMMGLPFRLVEPIVDALRTRKFVAHVRPAAFNDYYYSLTELGQKRAQTHLQQCSYIGPAPVPLADYSLSVEAQAAGVDPIERDDLQASLSKISYQDELLDQIGPAINSNTGMFLFGPPGNGKTTIARSLTQCLGQEIWIPHAILDDGNLIKVKDDAYHQEAPVPEGDGQLLKAQEWDKRWVRIQRPSVVVGGELVMENLEVRHDHRSNICEAPLQMKSNCGCLLIDDFGRQRIAPEELLNRWIVPLENRCDYLTLPTGKKIQIPFEQLILFSTNLNPDDLVDEAFLRRVPYKIFVNDPSPDEFRSLMKTVASQMGFPETPEAANHLLAFYKQNNRPPRRCHPRDLLTQVANFCRYRRLPLTLRPEYLDQACRSYFSAL, encoded by the coding sequence ATGCTTGCTTCACGTATGAATGCCCTGCTAACCGACACACACAACTTCGAATCAGCCGCGTTGGGCGGTCTGCTGACGGATGATACGTTCTGGCCTGCGGAACCGCGATCGCTCAACGAGCTTGGGCTGTCGGTCAGCTTCATCGAAGCGTTGACCATCAAGTCGATTCATCAGATCGGCACGATCAGCGGACGCAATGTCGCAACGATGATGGGATTGCCGTTTCGGTTGGTGGAACCCATCGTCGATGCGCTGCGCACTCGAAAGTTTGTCGCGCACGTTCGCCCCGCTGCTTTCAATGACTACTACTACTCGCTGACTGAACTGGGACAGAAGCGAGCGCAAACTCACCTGCAGCAATGCAGCTATATCGGTCCGGCTCCGGTGCCTTTGGCTGACTACTCACTCAGCGTGGAAGCTCAAGCCGCGGGTGTGGACCCGATCGAACGAGATGACTTGCAAGCCTCGCTTTCGAAAATTTCCTACCAAGACGAATTGCTGGATCAAATCGGTCCCGCCATCAACAGCAACACGGGGATGTTCTTGTTCGGCCCTCCCGGCAATGGCAAGACGACCATCGCTCGTAGTTTGACGCAGTGCTTGGGACAAGAGATTTGGATCCCGCACGCGATCTTGGATGATGGCAACCTGATCAAAGTCAAAGACGATGCCTATCACCAAGAGGCCCCCGTGCCGGAAGGCGACGGCCAACTGTTGAAGGCACAAGAATGGGATAAACGCTGGGTGCGTATTCAACGACCCAGCGTCGTGGTCGGTGGCGAGTTGGTGATGGAGAACTTGGAAGTTCGCCACGACCACCGATCGAATATCTGCGAAGCACCTCTTCAAATGAAGAGCAACTGCGGTTGTTTGTTGATCGATGACTTTGGTCGCCAACGCATCGCTCCGGAAGAGTTGCTCAATCGTTGGATTGTGCCTCTGGAAAACCGTTGCGATTATCTCACGCTGCCAACGGGAAAGAAGATCCAGATCCCGTTTGAGCAGCTCATTCTGTTTTCGACCAATCTGAATCCAGATGATCTGGTTGACGAAGCATTCCTTCGCCGTGTGCCTTACAAAATTTTTGTCAACGATCCTTCGCCAGACGAGTTTCGTTCATTGATGAAAACGGTTGCGTCGCAAATGGGTTTTCCCGAGACGCCCGAAGCCGCCAATCACTTGCTGGCGTTTTACAAACAGAACAATCGACCACCGCGTCGCTGTCATCCACGCGATTTGCTGACGCAGGTCGCAAATTTCTGTCGCTACCGGCGATTGCCTTTGACATTGCGGCCTGAGTACCTCGATCAAGCCTGCCGAAGCTATTTCAGTGCTCTCTAG
- a CDS encoding efflux RND transporter permease subunit produces MKTSLIASPRHTLARLLWVWRWWFFCLGCFSAIPLAIYQSDLGMDRSLAAMFSPADPTLNQYQHLQQNFGGNLIVMLVYEDADLMTPEGVARNQAWTASAESIDGVRGVLSVAKLVEAFAYIRPQFSLLTGAIPADPGAPSPPSKMLEKDDPAANSFRDLFAGYTHGQDEKTAAIVAMLQPGQTETAIEELQRLADQIPSERAPVLIGEPVLLDDAFDMIQADGNRLALGTIGLLSLVMLLTLRDYRIVLLAAMAIIWATLCTRASIVAMGMEMSLVSTILIAIIAVIVVAAVMHIGVRSRDNLGETKQSNMNESIVHVSAFLAIPILWTCLTDAAGFASLLESEVRPVRQFGAMTAVAALAIVAALIWFTAALMSLPTGKRKTSQPMSSDDQPTPSRKFLVHLVSTSLRHSNLLSITSIVVLVLCTAMVTQLKTETSFLKNFRETSDIVRAYERVEDQLGGAGVWDVVLPAPATITPEYIARVQAFETQLRELEVIDSSSGRTHRLTKVLSLADADRVAAMSPLLSIVTPEVRLAGMRTAIPTFADALLTFDPPSDGGDRELRIMLRSEESLPGEVKRELIDRVTLMAQDFDEQALVTGYSVLMSQLVSSLLRDQWKALAIALALVGILIGIATGSWRYALVALLTNTLPIMLVLAVMGLAGGGLDLGSAMIGAVSIGLSIDGSIHFLAGYQRGRSAGMESMSAATDAATDVAAPIFLATLALVIGFGILMTSPFIPTATFGMLIAATLAASAWINLTLLPAAIVSVDRFTNTH; encoded by the coding sequence GTGAAGACTTCGCTGATCGCGTCGCCGCGACACACTCTGGCTCGATTGCTCTGGGTTTGGCGTTGGTGGTTTTTCTGCTTGGGGTGTTTTTCGGCGATCCCATTGGCGATCTACCAAAGCGATTTGGGGATGGATCGATCCCTGGCCGCAATGTTCTCGCCAGCTGATCCGACACTGAATCAGTATCAACATTTGCAGCAAAACTTTGGCGGCAATTTGATTGTCATGCTGGTCTACGAAGATGCTGACCTGATGACGCCCGAGGGAGTTGCTCGGAATCAGGCATGGACCGCTTCTGCCGAATCAATCGATGGCGTTCGAGGCGTCCTTTCGGTCGCGAAATTGGTCGAAGCGTTTGCCTACATCCGGCCTCAGTTTTCATTGCTGACGGGAGCCATCCCAGCCGATCCAGGTGCCCCCTCGCCACCATCAAAAATGCTGGAGAAAGACGACCCGGCCGCGAATTCGTTTCGAGATCTTTTCGCGGGATACACGCACGGCCAAGACGAGAAGACCGCCGCGATTGTGGCGATGCTTCAACCAGGTCAGACTGAAACGGCCATCGAAGAATTGCAACGTCTGGCCGATCAGATTCCCTCCGAACGAGCCCCCGTTCTGATCGGCGAACCGGTCTTGCTTGATGATGCCTTTGACATGATCCAAGCCGATGGAAATCGACTGGCACTTGGCACGATCGGCTTGCTCAGCCTGGTGATGTTGTTGACCCTTCGCGATTATCGAATCGTTCTACTGGCGGCGATGGCGATCATTTGGGCAACGCTTTGCACCCGTGCGTCCATCGTCGCGATGGGGATGGAAATGTCGTTGGTCTCCACAATCTTGATCGCGATCATCGCGGTCATTGTGGTGGCTGCGGTGATGCACATCGGAGTCCGCTCACGGGACAATTTGGGTGAGACGAAACAATCAAACATGAATGAGTCGATCGTCCATGTCTCGGCCTTTTTAGCGATCCCGATCCTTTGGACTTGCCTGACCGATGCGGCTGGTTTTGCATCACTTTTGGAATCGGAAGTCCGACCGGTTCGGCAGTTCGGCGCGATGACGGCGGTGGCGGCATTGGCGATCGTCGCCGCTTTGATCTGGTTCACTGCCGCTTTGATGAGTCTGCCCACAGGCAAACGAAAGACATCTCAGCCGATGTCTTCCGACGACCAACCAACACCCTCGCGAAAGTTTCTTGTCCATCTGGTATCGACCAGTCTTCGCCACAGCAACCTTTTGTCGATTACGTCCATCGTCGTCCTGGTCCTGTGCACCGCGATGGTCACGCAGCTCAAAACTGAAACCAGTTTCCTCAAAAACTTTCGCGAAACCAGCGACATCGTCCGAGCCTACGAACGCGTGGAGGATCAACTCGGCGGGGCGGGTGTTTGGGACGTTGTTCTCCCCGCACCTGCGACCATCACTCCTGAATACATCGCTCGCGTTCAAGCGTTCGAAACCCAACTGAGAGAGTTGGAGGTCATTGATTCTTCCTCCGGTCGAACTCATCGATTGACGAAAGTTTTGTCGCTTGCGGATGCGGACAGAGTTGCGGCAATGAGCCCGCTACTATCCATCGTCACTCCGGAGGTCCGCTTGGCAGGAATGAGAACCGCGATTCCCACTTTCGCGGACGCCTTGTTGACGTTTGATCCGCCGAGCGACGGCGGCGACCGTGAACTAAGAATCATGTTGCGAAGTGAAGAAAGCTTGCCGGGTGAGGTGAAGCGAGAACTCATCGATCGAGTGACGCTCATGGCCCAGGATTTTGACGAGCAGGCCCTCGTCACAGGTTACTCGGTGCTCATGTCCCAACTCGTCAGCAGCTTGCTTCGCGATCAATGGAAAGCATTGGCGATCGCGTTGGCGTTGGTAGGTATCTTGATCGGAATTGCAACGGGCAGTTGGCGATACGCCTTGGTCGCACTATTGACCAACACGTTGCCGATCATGTTGGTATTGGCCGTCATGGGATTGGCCGGTGGAGGTTTGGACTTGGGGTCCGCGATGATTGGTGCGGTCTCGATTGGATTGTCCATCGATGGCTCGATCCATTTCCTAGCGGGCTATCAACGTGGACGATCGGCGGGCATGGAAAGTATGTCTGCCGCAACTGATGCGGCGACGGATGTGGCGGCTCCGATCTTTCTAGCGACATTGGCATTGGTGATCGGTTTCGGGATTTTGATGACCAGCCCCTTCATTCCCACTGCAACGTTTGGCATGTTGATTGCCGCCACGTTAGCAGCGTCCGCTTGGATCAATCTCACGTTGTTGCCCGCGGCAATTGTCTCGGTCGACCGTTTTACAAACACACATTGA
- a CDS encoding RsmE family RNA methyltransferase: MTRRYYVPDLQSQSPVVQLPSEEASHAARVMRVQTGDWIELFDGIGHQAAAEVMSVGKRECVVRCNAIGAVDRESSVELDLAIGFPKPDRAKEMIERLTELGVARVFPIVFERTQRPPADNLLDKLRRIVVESCKQSGRNVLMDIEPPTDFASFSEAISASSNPSERSVDGKLSRLAWQRVLVAMPDSPPLIATEVKSSVEGSVSVQHRPRVLALIGPEGGLSDVEHRRCNELGADSVGLGRRILRIETAASVVAARLVVDW, from the coding sequence ATGACTCGACGCTACTACGTTCCTGATTTGCAATCTCAGTCGCCCGTTGTGCAACTGCCGAGTGAAGAAGCGTCTCATGCGGCACGGGTGATGCGCGTGCAAACCGGTGACTGGATCGAGCTGTTCGACGGGATCGGCCACCAAGCCGCCGCGGAAGTGATGTCAGTTGGCAAACGAGAATGCGTTGTTCGATGCAATGCGATCGGGGCTGTGGATCGGGAGTCGAGCGTCGAGTTGGATCTGGCGATTGGTTTTCCGAAGCCGGATCGTGCCAAGGAGATGATCGAGCGGCTAACGGAACTGGGAGTCGCACGTGTGTTCCCGATCGTCTTTGAAAGAACCCAGCGACCTCCCGCGGACAACTTGCTGGACAAACTTCGCCGGATCGTGGTTGAGTCCTGCAAGCAATCGGGCCGCAACGTTTTGATGGACATCGAGCCTCCAACCGACTTTGCATCGTTCTCTGAGGCAATCTCCGCGAGCAGCAACCCAAGCGAAAGAAGCGTCGACGGGAAATTGAGCCGGCTGGCTTGGCAACGTGTGTTGGTCGCGATGCCGGACTCGCCACCGTTGATCGCGACAGAGGTGAAATCGAGCGTTGAGGGAAGCGTTTCAGTCCAGCACCGACCAAGAGTGTTGGCGTTGATCGGACCCGAAGGCGGTTTGTCGGACGTGGAGCATCGGCGTTGCAACGAGCTGGGCGCCGATTCCGTCGGATTGGGACGGCGGATACTACGGATTGAAACGGCTGCTTCGGTTGTGGCGGCACGTTTGGTGGTGGATTGGTAG
- a CDS encoding thiol-disulfide oxidoreductase DCC family protein: MSQTQPITDARMAGESQSAPSQTTRESSDLPDPDQCSTCDVVIYDGQCNFCKAGVKSLRRLDWGGNRLAFLSLHDERVRDRYPDLTQEQLMNQMYVIDQQGQRHGGADAVRYLSRRLPMLWLAAPILHLPGTAKMWRRLYHEVAKRRYRLAGKSCDSGSCSIH, encoded by the coding sequence ATGTCTCAAACGCAACCCATCACCGACGCGAGAATGGCCGGAGAATCCCAATCCGCTCCTTCGCAAACGACGCGTGAATCCAGCGATTTGCCGGATCCTGACCAGTGTTCCACGTGCGACGTGGTGATCTACGACGGCCAGTGCAATTTCTGCAAAGCGGGTGTGAAGAGCCTCCGGCGGCTGGATTGGGGTGGGAATCGACTGGCTTTCTTGTCGCTGCACGATGAGCGGGTTCGAGACCGCTACCCAGATCTGACCCAAGAACAATTGATGAATCAGATGTACGTGATCGATCAGCAAGGTCAGCGTCATGGCGGTGCCGACGCGGTTCGCTACCTTTCACGGCGTCTGCCGATGCTGTGGTTGGCCGCCCCGATTTTGCATTTGCCGGGAACCGCGAAAATGTGGCGACGGCTGTATCACGAGGTCGCCAAACGTCGCTATCGATTGGCGGGCAAGTCGTGCGACTCTGGAAGCTGTTCGATTCATTAG
- a CDS encoding HAD family hydrolase, producing the protein MHLRGVALDMDGLLFDTERIYFQVGDVLLKRRGHTFTLELQQKMMGRVGLSAIGQMIDHHELDDDPVSLLAESDDVYGDLLLGELRPMPGLEDWIGRLRTSGLPFGLATSSRRKFVDMILPTTQWAADLAFVLTGDDVTHGKPNPEMYLKAADRLSVSPAEMLVLEDSGNGSKAAVSAGAITVAVPNEHTQSHVFEDVHLVAESLADPRLWDLLPQTARA; encoded by the coding sequence ATGCACCTTCGTGGCGTTGCCTTGGACATGGACGGACTGTTGTTCGACACCGAACGGATCTATTTCCAAGTTGGTGATGTGCTGCTGAAGCGACGCGGACACACTTTCACATTGGAACTGCAGCAGAAGATGATGGGCCGAGTCGGCTTGTCTGCGATCGGTCAAATGATTGATCACCACGAACTTGATGACGATCCGGTCTCACTGCTCGCGGAATCCGATGACGTCTACGGAGATCTGTTGCTCGGAGAACTTCGCCCGATGCCCGGTTTAGAGGACTGGATCGGGCGTTTGCGGACCAGCGGGTTGCCATTTGGTTTGGCGACCAGCAGTCGTCGAAAGTTTGTCGACATGATCCTCCCCACCACGCAGTGGGCAGCCGACCTCGCCTTTGTCCTCACCGGCGACGATGTCACTCACGGGAAACCCAACCCAGAGATGTACCTGAAGGCAGCTGACCGACTCAGCGTTTCACCGGCGGAAATGCTGGTGTTGGAAGACAGCGGAAACGGTTCGAAAGCGGCGGTTTCCGCCGGAGCGATCACGGTGGCTGTTCCCAACGAGCACACTCAATCACACGTTTTCGAGGACGTGCATCTGGTCGCTGAATCACTGGCCGACCCACGACTTTGGGACCTGCTTCCGCAAACCGCCCGTGCCTGA
- a CDS encoding cation:proton antiporter, which produces MTSATRSQDPHDELTQWSPEEARSQVESKVRSARRRMMAGQFGRTFAVTWFVGLIIATIAVAAMAITPLPLDRLGLDASEMTVQQWALGWIVAVTVASILVSTIVMWVSAPSVMRVAAEVDSRFGLKERLSSSLSSRVSSDEKSAAGNALRQDAARRASKLDVAQKFALSPQRVSWLPLAIVPILAVMIFAIEPATETTSELNSEVNASEVRQVKIAAAELKKRLAQQKREADAKGLLEARELFEKMESQLDKITNSKTLKRKDALLELNDIKEQIQARKDQLGSPEEMRKTLAQMKGLDGGPAEKVLSQIKKGEFGKAAEEIKKLAKQVKDGKLTDQQKEKLNKQIKKMAEQMKEAAKNHEEKKKQLQEKIDQAKREGRNEEAAKLQQKMNEAESADSQMQQMQQMADAMQQAADAMQQGDDSAAAQAMEQMSGQLGEMQMAMSELEDLESALGDLSQSKNQMNCKQCNGDGCQACQGQGFGEGEKPGMGMGRGKGKGDRPEEETDINTYDTQVRGKVKRGRAIIAGFADGPNRKGVTREDIQSAIESNLSEESDPLEDQVLPRDEREQTREYFDRLREGS; this is translated from the coding sequence ATGACCAGCGCTACCCGATCGCAGGATCCGCACGACGAGTTGACCCAGTGGTCGCCCGAAGAAGCCAGGTCCCAGGTCGAATCGAAAGTCCGATCCGCTCGTCGGCGAATGATGGCTGGCCAATTCGGACGCACCTTCGCCGTGACTTGGTTCGTCGGTTTGATCATCGCAACGATCGCGGTCGCGGCGATGGCGATCACCCCGTTGCCGCTGGATCGTCTGGGGCTGGATGCGTCCGAGATGACCGTTCAGCAATGGGCCTTGGGATGGATCGTTGCCGTCACGGTGGCGTCGATTTTGGTGTCCACGATCGTGATGTGGGTCTCGGCTCCTTCTGTGATGCGAGTTGCGGCTGAAGTGGATTCGCGATTTGGACTGAAAGAACGTCTGAGCAGTTCGTTGTCTTCCCGGGTCTCGAGCGACGAAAAATCGGCCGCGGGGAACGCCCTCCGGCAAGACGCGGCTCGACGAGCCAGCAAGCTCGACGTGGCACAGAAGTTTGCCTTGTCACCCCAACGCGTTTCTTGGTTGCCGCTGGCGATTGTTCCGATCTTGGCCGTCATGATTTTCGCGATCGAACCGGCGACCGAGACCACTTCGGAATTGAACAGCGAAGTCAACGCGAGCGAAGTTCGGCAAGTCAAGATTGCCGCGGCTGAATTGAAGAAACGACTCGCTCAACAAAAACGCGAAGCCGATGCGAAAGGTTTGCTCGAGGCACGCGAGTTGTTTGAAAAGATGGAATCGCAGCTCGACAAGATCACGAATAGCAAAACTTTGAAACGCAAGGACGCGTTGCTGGAGCTCAACGACATCAAAGAGCAAATCCAGGCTCGCAAGGATCAACTCGGTTCGCCGGAAGAAATGCGGAAGACGCTCGCTCAGATGAAGGGACTTGATGGCGGTCCCGCCGAAAAGGTTTTGTCGCAGATCAAGAAGGGCGAGTTTGGCAAAGCCGCTGAAGAGATCAAAAAGCTTGCCAAGCAAGTCAAGGATGGAAAGCTCACCGATCAGCAGAAAGAGAAGCTGAACAAGCAAATCAAGAAGATGGCCGAGCAGATGAAAGAGGCCGCGAAAAATCACGAGGAAAAGAAGAAACAGTTGCAAGAGAAGATCGACCAAGCCAAGCGGGAAGGGCGCAACGAAGAAGCCGCGAAGTTGCAACAGAAAATGAACGAAGCCGAATCGGCCGATTCTCAGATGCAGCAAATGCAACAGATGGCTGATGCAATGCAGCAAGCCGCTGACGCGATGCAGCAAGGCGATGACTCCGCCGCGGCTCAAGCGATGGAGCAGATGTCCGGCCAGTTGGGTGAAATGCAAATGGCCATGTCCGAACTGGAAGATTTGGAGTCTGCCCTCGGTGACCTGTCGCAGTCCAAGAACCAAATGAACTGCAAACAGTGCAACGGTGATGGTTGCCAAGCGTGTCAGGGACAGGGATTCGGCGAAGGCGAAAAACCAGGGATGGGAATGGGACGCGGGAAAGGCAAAGGTGACCGACCCGAAGAAGAAACGGACATCAACACCTACGACACCCAAGTTCGCGGCAAAGTCAAACGTGGACGAGCGATCATCGCCGGTTTCGCAGACGGCCCCAACCGAAAAGGTGTGACGCGCGAAGACATTCAATCGGCAATCGAGTCCAACCTCAGCGAAGAGAGTGATCCCCTGGAGGACCAGGTGTTGCCGCGAGACGAACGTGAACAAACTCGCGAATACTTTGATCGCTTGCGAGAAGGTTCATGA
- a CDS encoding serine/threonine protein kinase has product MTVKTTQTIAPGYEPITGYTLEKKIGEGGFGEVWLANAPGGLKKAVKFVFGANDARRGSRELKSLERIKGVHHPFLLTLERFGIVDDRLVIVTELADGSLEDVLKRHQDRGSCGIPRAALLSYLHDAADALDYLHGSYQLQHLDVKPGNLLLVGGHVKVGDFGLLKDLREIDHSVIGGLTPIYAPPELFDGRPSINSDQYSLAVMYQELLTGTRPFSGRTIAQLATQHIHAAPALDSLPAADRVAVARALEKDPERRFECCKDFVEALRTTRGRDEAVIHTSTKSSVRTRQEAVEDLPSLKSGKAMVHARVTGHALVIAVGGVGAECLHELRNRVATLHSACPLDLHSVLIDTDMHTIHAARLAEASDRIPPATILHTPLKSAQQYREGRTDQFRSLSRRWIYNVPRSGTTEGMRPLGRLAMVDHAKSIDSGLRESIDHLAAVCGDRVPSVYIIGSLSGGTASGMVMDLAPRIRTLLDEAGLESASVLPLLSTVSLQGNPHQPLTLHDSFAAISEIGHYMLPENSYPGDPGVQWSGVPASRNPLRNAYVVVDGDHALPHSGSAAATMVDYLWADATGAGELLAEARRSDQADAAILAKPMLRSVGVARLKCVRALEENLLAPAAARHLLLRWLGNPNESRQIAGPTTERLRKRCGLDVANYLDEVKAPFGQDTDAIARNLSEMLSRISVQELMDGPRITRLLKEKLSECDVVDRLDRRAARQMVMLRREVSVRMHDGRIDVTSSMQATEGLMKWCISGSEGLEQFRSELREQQAALRNNLSSKTDLEGEIETAEKLAMMELNVIAAEMTGEQLKAFAQRIGSLHSTLNKMAVGIAQAIRCVPGDNRDTENPWMEMPQEIQMRFNPVLENLHSQTASTWLLGPLRDATFEWDEQEMATDLVGKCLPVVENVIDSHRQSSTDLTDSTTSAASVLTRESELTNTQTIAVGRDTNAAQPTKTGVCETQTFEQPPGGNSLWNEQTTIESALHVASPPLLQCGGRQRLLLLVGSESDRERLEPEVSSAHAGSLTTVVIPGVTPILVHEAQQIPIDNVLEQLELVSGGNTQVSKRLHARCDVHWKE; this is encoded by the coding sequence ATGACCGTCAAGACAACCCAAACGATCGCACCTGGATACGAACCAATCACCGGCTACACGCTGGAAAAAAAGATTGGCGAAGGGGGCTTTGGTGAAGTGTGGTTAGCCAATGCGCCTGGCGGATTGAAGAAAGCGGTGAAGTTCGTGTTTGGTGCCAATGACGCCAGACGCGGTTCCCGTGAGCTGAAGTCTTTGGAGCGTATCAAGGGAGTCCACCACCCTTTTTTGCTGACGCTGGAACGCTTTGGTATCGTGGACGACCGTTTGGTCATCGTGACGGAATTGGCCGATGGTTCGCTCGAAGATGTTTTAAAACGGCACCAAGATCGCGGGTCTTGCGGCATCCCTCGCGCGGCCTTGCTGTCGTACTTGCACGACGCAGCGGATGCGTTGGACTACCTGCACGGTAGCTACCAATTGCAGCACCTCGACGTGAAGCCAGGCAACCTGTTGCTGGTTGGCGGACACGTGAAAGTGGGTGACTTCGGGTTGCTAAAAGATCTGCGCGAGATCGATCATTCGGTCATCGGTGGTTTGACTCCAATTTATGCTCCGCCGGAATTATTCGACGGTCGACCCAGCATCAACAGCGATCAATACTCACTGGCGGTGATGTATCAAGAGTTGCTGACGGGAACGCGTCCGTTTTCCGGTCGCACCATCGCTCAGTTGGCAACGCAACATATCCATGCGGCACCCGCGCTGGATTCTTTGCCGGCGGCGGACCGGGTGGCTGTTGCACGAGCATTGGAGAAAGACCCCGAACGTCGTTTCGAGTGTTGCAAAGATTTTGTCGAAGCTTTGCGGACAACGCGTGGTCGCGACGAAGCGGTGATCCACACATCGACAAAGTCAAGTGTTCGGACTCGTCAGGAAGCGGTCGAGGACTTGCCAAGTCTGAAGTCCGGGAAAGCGATGGTCCACGCCCGCGTCACCGGGCACGCTTTGGTGATTGCCGTCGGTGGTGTCGGTGCAGAATGCTTGCATGAACTACGCAATCGCGTGGCGACGTTGCATAGCGCGTGTCCTTTGGATTTGCATTCGGTTTTGATTGACACGGACATGCATACGATCCATGCCGCTCGTTTGGCAGAGGCATCGGACCGCATTCCTCCGGCGACGATTCTGCATACGCCGCTGAAGTCAGCTCAGCAATACCGCGAGGGACGAACGGACCAGTTCCGATCTTTGTCTCGACGTTGGATTTACAACGTACCTCGTAGCGGTACAACCGAAGGCATGCGTCCTTTGGGACGTTTGGCGATGGTTGATCACGCGAAAAGTATCGACTCTGGACTGCGTGAATCGATCGATCACTTGGCTGCTGTTTGCGGTGATCGTGTGCCGTCGGTTTACATCATCGGTTCGCTGTCGGGCGGAACGGCCAGTGGCATGGTCATGGACCTCGCACCTCGGATTCGGACACTGTTGGATGAAGCGGGCTTGGAAAGTGCTTCCGTGTTGCCGTTGCTGTCGACCGTGTCGCTGCAAGGCAACCCGCATCAACCGTTGACACTCCATGATTCTTTCGCTGCGATTTCTGAAATCGGTCACTACATGTTGCCGGAGAACAGTTATCCCGGGGATCCTGGCGTGCAGTGGTCCGGCGTTCCCGCCTCTCGAAACCCGCTTCGCAACGCATACGTGGTGGTCGACGGCGATCACGCTTTGCCTCATTCAGGTTCTGCGGCCGCGACCATGGTCGATTACTTATGGGCCGATGCAACGGGCGCCGGAGAATTGCTGGCGGAAGCTCGCCGAAGCGACCAAGCTGATGCAGCGATACTGGCGAAGCCAATGCTGCGATCAGTTGGTGTGGCTCGTCTAAAGTGTGTTCGAGCATTGGAAGAAAATCTGCTGGCACCCGCTGCCGCACGGCACTTACTGTTGCGTTGGCTCGGCAACCCAAATGAGTCACGCCAGATTGCCGGACCAACCACCGAACGACTCCGCAAACGGTGCGGGCTCGACGTGGCGAACTACTTGGACGAAGTGAAAGCACCGTTCGGGCAAGACACGGATGCGATCGCCAGAAACCTATCCGAAATGCTTTCGCGAATTTCCGTGCAGGAGCTGATGGATGGCCCCCGGATCACACGACTGTTAAAAGAAAAACTGAGCGAGTGCGATGTGGTGGATCGGCTGGACCGCCGGGCGGCCAGGCAGATGGTCATGCTTCGCCGCGAAGTCTCTGTTCGAATGCACGACGGACGGATCGATGTCACTTCCAGCATGCAAGCCACGGAAGGGTTGATGAAGTGGTGCATCAGCGGATCCGAAGGATTGGAGCAATTTCGATCGGAATTGCGAGAGCAGCAAGCGGCCTTGCGAAACAACTTGTCCTCGAAGACCGACTTAGAAGGCGAAATCGAAACAGCCGAAAAGCTGGCGATGATGGAGCTCAACGTGATTGCCGCGGAAATGACCGGGGAACAGCTCAAGGCTTTTGCGCAACGAATCGGATCTCTGCACTCAACGCTGAACAAGATGGCGGTCGGCATCGCTCAAGCCATTCGATGTGTTCCCGGTGACAATCGTGATACCGAGAACCCTTGGATGGAGATGCCGCAAGAAATTCAGATGCGTTTCAATCCCGTCCTCGAAAACCTGCATTCGCAAACCGCGTCGACTTGGTTGCTCGGGCCATTGCGGGATGCAACGTTTGAGTGGGACGAACAAGAGATGGCAACCGATCTGGTCGGAAAGTGCTTGCCCGTTGTTGAAAATGTGATCGACTCTCACCGGCAATCGTCCACCGATTTGACTGACTCCACGACGTCCGCGGCATCGGTGTTGACCCGTGAATCGGAATTGACCAACACACAAACCATCGCCGTTGGGCGCGATACCAACGCGGCTCAACCAACGAAAACAGGTGTCTGCGAAACGCAAACCTTCGAACAACCGCCGGGCGGCAACTCGTTGTGGAACGAACAAACAACGATTGAGTCTGCCTTGCACGTTGCATCGCCGCCTTTGCTGCAATGTGGTGGCCGCCAACGCTTGTTGCTGTTGGTCGGAAGCGAGTCGGATCGCGAACGCTTGGAGCCCGAGGTGTCATCCGCTCATGCGGGATCATTGACGACCGTGGTGATCCCAGGTGTGACACCCATTTTGGTTCACGAAGCCCAGCAAATTCCAATCGACAATGTTTTGGAACAGTTGGAATTGGTTTCTGGGGGCAACACGCAGGTCAGCAAACGCTTGCACGCTCGCTGCGACGTGCACTGGAAAGAATAG